AAATCGGCCTCACACCCGAATCATCCGTCACCAGCCGCGGGCATCGCGGCATCCTGCTCGCGTGCTACGCGCCCTGGATGATGCGCATCGCGGAGAAGACCGGCGACGCGTTCCTGCACGACATCGCGCGCAGTGCGATTATCGGGCGCTACACCACCTTTCCCGGCTATCACATCAACACGGCGCGCACGACCGCCTACCAGAAGCCGGATTTTCCCGAGCGCCCTTTGAGCGAAAACTATATCGGCGCGCGGCGAAAACAGTTTCCACATCGCGCTCGCCAACCAAAGCAAACAGCGCGTGACCGCGCAGGTGCGCCTCAACCCCGCGCTTGTTCCCTGGCCCGCGAACGTCAAGCAGGTGACCGTGGAATTGCGCGACGCCGCGGGACACAAAACCGCCGGCGTGCTCAACACCGCCGGAAGCGTCGGCGTTGACGTGGAGCCTGAGGGACTGACCGTGGTGTCATTTCGTGGCGTGACTCCGCAGGTCGGATTCCAACGCGAAATGGTCGGCGAAGGCGGCCCGCGCCTGCCCGGGAGCGGCAGCCATTGCGAACTCGACTGGCGCGGCGCGCGCGCCGTCGGCCTGCTGCTCGGGCCGAATGAACCCGCGCGGATTTACACTTATATCCCGGACAACGACCGTGAAATCGCGCGCTGCACGCTGAACTATCGACAGGGCGGAGGCGCTGTCGCGCAAATGGAGGACGCGTCCTATCCATTTGAATATACGGTGCCGACGAAAGGTTTCGAGCCGGTCGCGATCTGGTTCGAGGTGGAGTTGAAAAACGGGAAAAAAGAAAAATCCCCCGTCGGGCAAATCCTGCTTAAATAAGCCGAACCATTTGTCTCACACAAAGGCACAAAGGAATGAATCATAACAGCGCACTTCCCGGCACTTTGTGCCTTCGTGCCTTTGTGTGAGATAAAAAATCGAACCATTATTTTGAACAGAAGGAAACGAAGGACAAACAGAGAAAGCCTGTATAAAAATGTATTCTTCGTTTTTCTTTATTTTCTTCTGATCAATAAAACAAACCAACCGTCAAACAATGAAAACCATCATTCACGGCAAATGGCGAAAGCCCGGCTATTGGGGATTCGCCTGCATGTATCTTTGTCTGGCGTTGAATGCCGGAGCCAAGGTTGCGCCGGCTTCGCTTTTCACGGACCACATGGTGTTGCAGCATGGCAAGCCCATTTATGTGTGGGGAACCGCCTCGCCGGGCGAGCAGGTGCATGTTTCTCTCGGGGCGCTTGCCTCCGGCGGGGTGTCCGCCGACAGCGAGGGAAACTGGCTGGTGGAACTTTCCGCCCAACCGGTCGTCGCGAGCCCGCTGACGCTGCGTATTCGCGGGGAAAATGAAATCTTGGTCGAGGACGTGCTGATCGGGGAGGTATGGCTCGGCTCGGGGCAGTCCAACATGGGCGTCACCGCCGGCGGGACGAACGACTGGGAGTCCGTGCAAAAGGAGATCGCGGCGGGAGATTTTTCCCAGGTGCGCGTATTCCAGATGGCGTGGACGGCATCCGATGCTCCACGGCGCGACCTCGGAGGCGCGCGCTGGCGGGCCTCGGACAACAACAGCCTGCGAAATTTTTCCGCCGCGATGGTTTATTTTGCCCGCGCATTGCAAAGGGCCAGACCGGGCGTGCCGATCGGCCTCATACAATCGTCCGTCGGCGGCACCAACGCCCACGCCTGGCTGCCCAACGACGCCTTTGAAAACGGAAAAGGAGCCGCCTACATCCGGCGCTGGTATCGCGAGCAACTGGACAAGCTGCCGGTTGAAAACAAGCTTTACGCGGAAAAACTGGAGCAGCATCGGGAGGCCGTCGAAAAGGCAAAACAGGAAAAGAAACAACCGCCGCGCGCGCCGGAGCCGCCCATGGGACCGGAAAGCAAGCGCCGCCCGGCCTGCCTGTATAATGGCATGATTGCCCCGCTCCAGCCTTACGGCATTCGCGGCGTGGCGTGGTATCAGGGCGAGAACAACAGTTCGCTCCAATGGGTGGGGGATTACGCGGCCTTGATGGCCGATCTGATCAATGGCTGGTGCGCCGACTGGGCGAGAGTGGCGCGCCGGGACCAGCCGGACATGCTTCCGTTTCTCATCGTGCAGCTCCCAAATTTCAAAAACGGCAATGTCTGGCCGCTCTTGCGCGAGCAGCAGGAGCGGATTGTGCAAAGCGTTCCGGGAACGGCGCTCGTCTGCATAATTGATTCCGGCGATCCCAAGGACATTCATCCGCGCAATAAAACGCCGGTCGGCGAGCGGCTGGCGCTGGCGGCAAGGGCGCTGGTTTACGGGGAGGGCAACCTTGTCTGGTCCGGCCCTGTTTTCCGCGACGCCGCCTGCGGGGACGGCAAGGCCGTGGTTTCGTTCGGGCACATCGGGAGCGGCTTGATGACGACGGATGGCGGGCCGCCGCGCGGCTTTGAGATTGCGGGAGATGACCGGAGGTTCTTTCCGGCTGCGGCGAAAATATCCGGGCAAAGCGTCATCTTGGAATCCTCGCATGTGCCGGGCCCGGTCGCGGTGCGTTATGCCTGGGAAAACAATCCCGAAAATCTCAATTTATATAACAAGGAAAAC
This genomic stretch from Termitidicoccus mucosus harbors:
- a CDS encoding sialate O-acetylesterase, which produces MKTIIHGKWRKPGYWGFACMYLCLALNAGAKVAPASLFTDHMVLQHGKPIYVWGTASPGEQVHVSLGALASGGVSADSEGNWLVELSAQPVVASPLTLRIRGENEILVEDVLIGEVWLGSGQSNMGVTAGGTNDWESVQKEIAAGDFSQVRVFQMAWTASDAPRRDLGGARWRASDNNSLRNFSAAMVYFARALQRARPGVPIGLIQSSVGGTNAHAWLPNDAFENGKGAAYIRRWYREQLDKLPVENKLYAEKLEQHREAVEKAKQEKKQPPRAPEPPMGPESKRRPACLYNGMIAPLQPYGIRGVAWYQGENNSSLQWVGDYAALMADLINGWCADWARVARRDQPDMLPFLIVQLPNFKNGNVWPLLREQQERIVQSVPGTALVCIIDSGDPKDIHPRNKTPVGERLALAARALVYGEGNLVWSGPVFRDAACGDGKAVVSFGHIGSGLMTTDGGPPRGFEIAGDDRRFFPAAAKISGQSVILESSHVPGPVAVRYAWENNPENLNLYNKENLPAHPFRTDDWPWPAGGKSNCGR